In a single window of the bacterium genome:
- a CDS encoding ABC transporter substrate-binding protein: MKKTALWGQLIFLLFLGRAALAAPGPVDFARGALRDLSLARKEAIQLRVERYYDFSALFDRATQDFQAKLSPEESARLRRLFVEAVTRGLAGQADRWNGKRLSRAEFSLERQEGRESVVAIRGLVDRRPVRIEWTLAPSGASFKIVDLAVQGALLSRNYRGPFNRIFRVEGFSGLERRMKRNVE; the protein is encoded by the coding sequence ATGAAAAAAACCGCCCTCTGGGGACAGCTCATTTTTCTTCTCTTCCTGGGGCGAGCCGCCCTGGCGGCTCCGGGGCCGGTCGATTTCGCGCGCGGGGCCTTGCGCGACCTAAGCTTGGCGCGGAAAGAGGCGATCCAGTTGCGGGTGGAGCGCTACTATGACTTCTCGGCTCTCTTCGACCGGGCGACCCAGGATTTCCAAGCCAAGCTCAGCCCCGAGGAGTCGGCGCGATTGCGCCGGCTCTTCGTCGAAGCCGTCACCCGCGGATTGGCGGGCCAAGCCGACCGTTGGAACGGAAAAAGGCTGAGTCGGGCCGAGTTCTCACTCGAGCGACAAGAGGGCCGCGAATCGGTTGTCGCGATACGAGGCCTGGTCGATCGGCGGCCGGTTCGGATCGAATGGACCTTGGCGCCGAGCGGCGCTTCTTTCAAGATCGTGGATTTGGCGGTGCAGGGGGCTTTGCTGAGCCGCAACTATCGCGGACCCTTCAACCGCATTTTTCGGGTCGAAGGCTTCTCCGGTCTGGAGCGGAGAATGAAGAGGAATGTGGAG